The Allofrancisella frigidaquae genome has a segment encoding these proteins:
- a CDS encoding ATP-binding cassette domain-containing protein, producing the protein MQLVSLKNISLNFGTQIVLNNVNLEITKGQRICLIGRNGTGKSSLLKIIENKIQPDGGEVIIHNNAVVSSMIQEVPASIQGSIADVILSSLDEVGEKLIAYQQTLASNPNSPKLEKLHKYIDENHAWNYLNDVEILASKLKLDPKAIFKDLSGGMKRRVILARALIKKPDLLLLDEPTNHLDIDSIKWLEEFLANFNGAILFITHDRKFLNNVAKSIVELDRGHLFSFEGNYIKFLEKKEQILHAEEKANSEFDKKLAQEEAWIRQGIKARRTRNEGRVRALEQMRKELSQRKHKVGKVDIGTSHVKTSSKKIIQADNLGFKYRSEYLFKNFSTEIHRGDKIAILGQNGCGKSTLLNCLLGTLSPTEGIISHADNLKVAYFDQLRDQLDEKLSVVDNVKEGSDFINIGGKEVHIITYLQKFLFTPDRLHAPITHLSGGEKNRLLLAKILSKPSNVIVLDEPTNDLDIETLEILEELLINYQGTILLVSHDREFINNVATSTIVFENGKLEEYVGGYDDWLSQCKATINKTNNNQAKDNKEASNLNKLSYEQRKILRNLPSQIEKLEASISEIENQMGEMEFYQKSQSEIKVIQQKLDKLNTELEQKYTLWEELLELEKC; encoded by the coding sequence TTGAAAATAAAATTCAGCCTGATGGCGGGGAAGTTATTATTCACAATAATGCTGTAGTTTCAAGTATGATCCAGGAGGTTCCTGCAAGTATTCAAGGAAGTATAGCAGATGTTATATTATCTAGCTTAGATGAGGTTGGGGAGAAGCTCATAGCGTATCAGCAAACTTTAGCTAGTAATCCTAATTCACCAAAGTTGGAGAAGTTACATAAATATATAGATGAAAATCATGCTTGGAATTACTTAAATGATGTCGAGATTTTAGCATCCAAGTTAAAGCTAGACCCAAAAGCTATATTTAAAGATCTTTCTGGTGGGATGAAAAGAAGAGTTATATTAGCTAGAGCTTTAATTAAAAAGCCAGACCTGCTGTTATTAGATGAGCCAACAAACCACTTAGATATAGACTCGATAAAATGGTTAGAGGAATTTCTAGCTAATTTTAATGGAGCCATATTATTTATTACACATGATAGAAAGTTTTTAAATAATGTTGCTAAAAGTATAGTTGAGCTAGATAGAGGACACCTTTTTTCTTTTGAGGGGAACTATATTAAATTTTTGGAAAAAAAAGAACAGATTTTGCATGCTGAAGAAAAAGCTAATAGTGAATTTGATAAAAAATTAGCTCAAGAAGAAGCTTGGATACGTCAAGGTATAAAAGCTCGTCGTACAAGAAATGAGGGTAGAGTAAGAGCTTTAGAACAAATGCGTAAGGAGCTAAGCCAACGTAAACACAAAGTTGGTAAGGTTGATATTGGCACATCTCATGTTAAAACTTCATCAAAAAAGATAATACAAGCTGATAATCTAGGCTTCAAATATCGTTCAGAATATTTATTTAAAAATTTTTCTACAGAAATTCATCGTGGTGACAAAATAGCAATCCTTGGGCAAAATGGTTGTGGTAAAAGTACGCTTTTAAACTGCTTGTTAGGAACTTTATCACCAACTGAGGGTATTATTTCTCATGCGGATAATTTAAAAGTTGCTTATTTTGATCAGCTAAGAGACCAGCTAGACGAGAAACTAAGCGTAGTAGATAATGTAAAAGAAGGGTCTGATTTTATCAACATTGGAGGTAAAGAGGTTCATATTATTACATATTTACAAAAGTTTTTATTTACCCCTGATAGGTTACATGCACCTATAACACATCTATCAGGTGGTGAGAAAAATCGTCTTTTATTAGCTAAAATATTATCAAAGCCTAGTAATGTTATTGTTCTAGATGAGCCAACAAATGATTTGGACATCGAAACTCTAGAAATATTAGAGGAGCTACTTATAAACTATCAAGGTACAATACTCTTAGTAAGTCATGATCGAGAATTTATAAATAATGTTGCTACTAGCACAATAGTTTTTGAGAACGGTAAGCTTGAGGAGTATGTTGGTGGGTATGATGATTGGTTATCTCAATGTAAAGCCACCATCAATAAAACAAATAATAATCAGGCAAAAGATAATAAAGAAGCTAGTAACTTAAATAAGCTTAGCTATGAACAGAGAAAGATTTTACGTAACTTGCCTAGCCAAATAGAAAAACTAGAGGCTAGTATTTCAGAGATAGAAAATCAAATGGGTGAAATGGAGTTTTATCAAAAAAGCCAGTCTGAAATCAAAGTAATACAACAAAAGCTTGATAAACTTAACACTGAATTAGAACAAAAGTATACCCTTTGGGAAGAGCTTTTAGAGTTAGAAAAGTGTTAA
- the anmK gene encoding anhydro-N-acetylmuramic acid kinase AnmK → MNEYKYCIGLMSGTSLDGIDVALCKVKGYGLNTKIKLVTFETYNYSNDVLQDIKKALDLSTSSAQLLCSLNFKLGTEYANATKALLKKANVALEQIEFIASHGQTIYHQSKDEAGFVKSSLQLGDAATIAYECKTTVVSNFRAADIAAGGGGAPLVPYVDYLLYRDKNKSRALHNIGGIANTTVIPKGASIDQIIAFDTGAGNMMINRAMETLFAKSYDKDGNVASKGKVIVKMLEELLANPYLNQQPPKSTGRELFGISYTDKIIKKYNDEQPEDIVHTLTIFTAESIARAYQSFVFDKYDLDEIIFTGGGAYNNFLIMQIKKLLNQTTILTFEDIGENSDAKEAIAFAVLGNETLHRQYNNVPAATGANQKVILGQVNYF, encoded by the coding sequence ATGAACGAATATAAATATTGTATAGGCCTAATGTCAGGCACATCTTTGGACGGTATAGATGTAGCTTTATGTAAAGTTAAAGGTTATGGTTTAAATACAAAGATTAAACTAGTTACATTTGAAACTTATAATTACTCTAATGATGTTTTACAGGATATAAAGAAAGCTCTTGACTTAAGCACTAGTAGTGCTCAATTGTTATGTAGTTTGAATTTTAAGCTTGGCACAGAGTATGCAAATGCTACTAAAGCATTATTAAAAAAAGCTAATGTGGCTCTAGAACAAATTGAGTTTATAGCAAGCCATGGGCAGACAATTTATCATCAATCAAAAGATGAAGCCGGTTTTGTTAAGTCTTCTTTGCAATTAGGTGACGCTGCTACTATAGCTTATGAATGTAAAACTACAGTTGTTTCAAATTTTAGAGCAGCAGATATAGCAGCAGGAGGTGGTGGTGCGCCATTGGTACCGTATGTGGATTATCTACTATATCGTGATAAAAACAAATCAAGAGCTTTACACAATATTGGTGGGATTGCTAATACGACAGTTATCCCAAAAGGAGCCAGTATTGATCAAATAATAGCATTTGATACAGGTGCTGGTAACATGATGATTAATAGGGCGATGGAGACGCTATTTGCTAAGAGTTATGATAAAGATGGCAATGTAGCATCAAAAGGAAAGGTTATAGTAAAAATGTTAGAAGAACTTTTGGCAAATCCATACCTAAACCAACAACCTCCTAAATCAACAGGCAGAGAGCTTTTTGGAATTAGTTATACAGATAAGATTATAAAAAAATATAATGACGAGCAACCAGAAGATATTGTGCATACATTAACTATATTTACAGCCGAGAGTATAGCTAGAGCGTATCAAAGCTTTGTATTTGATAAATATGATTTAGATGAAATTATTTTCACAGGTGGAGGAGCCTACAATAACTTTTTAATTATGCAAATTAAAAAGTTACTTAATCAGACAACTATACTGACTTTTGAGGATATTGGGGAAAATAGTGACGCAAAAGAGGCTATAGCTTTTGCTGTACTTGGTAATGAAACTCTCCATAGACAATATAATAATGTTCCAGCTGCTACAGGAGCTAACCAAAAGGTTATACTAGGGCAAGTAAACTATTTTTAA
- the upp gene encoding uracil phosphoribosyltransferase yields the protein MKVVEIKHPMVRHKLGLMRVKDISTQEFRRLTKEVASLLTHEVTASFELEEVEVISWEGRKITVEQIKGKKLTVVPILRAGLGMLDGVFEHIPAAKVSMVGMYRDEKTAKPVPYFAKLCDKLDERIALIVDPMLATGGSMIETVSLLKKAGSKDIKIITLVAAPEGIAALKKAHPDVELYTAAIDSHLNEEKYIIPGLGDAGDKIFGTR from the coding sequence ATGAAAGTAGTCGAAATAAAACATCCAATGGTTAGACATAAGTTAGGACTTATGCGTGTTAAAGATATTAGTACCCAAGAGTTTAGGCGCTTGACAAAAGAAGTTGCTAGTTTATTGACACATGAAGTAACAGCAAGTTTTGAATTAGAAGAAGTAGAGGTTATTAGTTGGGAAGGTAGAAAAATTACAGTTGAACAGATTAAAGGTAAAAAATTAACAGTAGTACCTATTTTAAGAGCAGGGCTAGGTATGTTAGATGGTGTGTTTGAGCATATACCAGCAGCTAAAGTAAGTATGGTGGGTATGTACCGTGATGAAAAAACAGCTAAACCAGTACCATATTTTGCAAAGCTTTGCGATAAGTTAGATGAAAGAATAGCGCTAATAGTTGATCCTATGTTAGCAACCGGTGGTTCGATGATAGAAACCGTCTCATTACTTAAAAAAGCAGGTTCTAAAGATATTAAAATCATTACACTTGTAGCAGCCCCAGAAGGCATAGCAGCGTTAAAAAAAGCTCATCCAGATGTTGAGTTATATACAGCAGCTATAGACAGCCATTTGAACGAGGAAAAATATATTATCCCAGGATTAGGCGATGCAGGAGATAAAATTTTTGGTACAAGGTAG
- a CDS encoding DUF2383 domain-containing protein, which translates to MATLVGTQSNFAKALTELAELDFDAIEAYEAAINRLKNINYKEQLQHFKQEHEKHVRDLNEILLLHDHERVTGPSMKQWLTKGKVVISNITGDDIGILQAMITNEEDTNTAYERMLDRQDKWSDAVEVLEKGLKDERHHKQWLKETIAAKGIE; encoded by the coding sequence ATGGCTACTTTAGTTGGTACACAGTCAAATTTTGCTAAAGCGCTTACTGAATTGGCAGAATTAGATTTTGATGCAATAGAAGCTTATGAAGCTGCTATTAACAGACTAAAAAATATAAACTATAAAGAACAATTACAGCATTTCAAACAGGAGCATGAAAAACATGTACGCGATCTAAACGAAATTTTACTTCTTCATGATCATGAAAGAGTAACAGGCCCTAGTATGAAACAATGGCTAACTAAAGGTAAGGTAGTTATTTCTAATATAACAGGTGATGATATAGGCATACTTCAAGCAATGATTACAAATGAAGAAGATACTAATACTGCTTATGAAAGAATGTTAGACCGCCAGGACAAATGGTCAGATGCTGTTGAAGTACTAGAAAAAGGCTTAAAAGATGAAAGGCATCATAAACAATGGCTCAAAGAGACTATTGCAGCTAAAGGTATAGAATAA
- the ligA gene encoding NAD-dependent DNA ligase LigA codes for MTPRTFFYTDYDSLAFAELKSTIDKLADYLSQQSYLYHTLDKPIITDSDYDKLFQLLQSLVAKHPELTPVNSVLDKVGGKVLEGFETVKHKKKMLSLSNVFSLEELKSFYEKLDFSNVELECEPKMDGLAISIFYKNGRFDYAVTRGDGVQGEKVSENVKTIRNVPLRLNTNSPPKELEVRGEIILDKASFLALNNYMQEHGQKSFANPRNAAAGSIRMLDSKIVAKRPLKLYCYGVGYYSKDFEHPPTQYQLMNYLKSLGFTISNHMSLATDFNAIEEYYHQMSHSRADLDYDIDGLVFKVNDIKLQEAIGYVSRAPKWAVAYKFPAEEVESEVINIEFQVGRTGAITPVARLKSVAVGGVIVSNATLHNIHEIKRKDIRVGDRVIVRRAGDVIPEVVRSLPKYRKTSVKLIEMPSNCPVCNSPVENINDQAIYRCTGGWHCQAQTAERLKHFVSRKAMDIDKIGAKLIEQLVRDNLIKYPADIYKLTFEQLVNLERMGVKSSQNVLDSITNSKNPSLARFIFSIGIKDIGEVSSESLANYFGSLEKFRQASFDELISINDIGEIMANNVISFWQDPLNIRIMEDLLNVGIEISNPRKIEKVTNSNFDNKIIVITGTFEDYSRTDLTQLLKSMGAKVTSSVSKKTDMVICGENAGSKFTKAQELGVNVVTEDKLKGLLS; via the coding sequence ATGACACCAAGAACGTTTTTTTATACGGATTATGATAGTTTAGCTTTTGCTGAGTTAAAATCAACTATAGATAAGCTTGCTGATTATCTTAGTCAACAAAGTTATCTATATCACACATTAGATAAACCGATAATAACAGATAGTGATTATGATAAACTTTTTCAGCTTTTACAAAGTTTAGTCGCTAAACACCCTGAATTAACCCCAGTAAATTCAGTTTTAGATAAAGTAGGTGGAAAAGTTTTAGAAGGCTTTGAGACTGTTAAGCATAAGAAAAAAATGCTTTCACTATCTAACGTATTTAGCTTGGAAGAACTTAAAAGTTTTTATGAAAAACTCGATTTTTCAAATGTTGAATTAGAGTGTGAGCCAAAAATGGACGGGCTTGCTATAAGCATTTTTTATAAAAATGGTAGATTTGATTATGCTGTAACTAGAGGTGATGGAGTTCAAGGTGAAAAAGTTTCAGAAAATGTTAAAACTATCCGAAACGTGCCATTACGATTAAATACGAATAGCCCACCTAAGGAGCTAGAAGTAAGAGGAGAGATTATTTTAGATAAAGCTAGTTTTTTAGCACTTAATAACTATATGCAAGAGCATGGTCAAAAGAGCTTTGCAAACCCTCGTAATGCAGCTGCTGGAAGTATACGTATGTTGGATTCTAAAATTGTAGCTAAACGTCCGTTGAAATTATATTGTTATGGAGTAGGATATTATTCTAAAGACTTTGAACACCCTCCCACTCAATATCAGCTTATGAACTACCTTAAAAGCTTAGGTTTTACTATAAGTAATCATATGAGTTTAGCAACTGATTTTAATGCTATTGAAGAATATTATCACCAAATGAGCCATAGTAGAGCAGATTTGGATTATGACATTGACGGTTTAGTTTTTAAAGTTAATGATATTAAGCTTCAAGAGGCTATTGGTTATGTTTCAAGAGCACCAAAGTGGGCTGTAGCATATAAGTTTCCTGCCGAAGAAGTAGAATCAGAAGTTATTAATATTGAGTTTCAAGTAGGCAGAACAGGTGCTATAACTCCTGTAGCTAGACTTAAGTCTGTTGCAGTTGGTGGAGTTATAGTCTCAAACGCTACATTACATAATATCCATGAGATAAAGCGAAAAGATATCCGTGTGGGTGATAGAGTAATCGTACGCAGAGCTGGAGATGTAATACCAGAAGTCGTTAGAAGTCTACCAAAGTATCGTAAAACGTCAGTTAAGCTTATAGAAATGCCAAGCAACTGTCCAGTTTGTAATTCACCTGTTGAAAACATTAATGATCAAGCGATATATCGTTGTACAGGAGGTTGGCATTGTCAGGCACAAACCGCTGAACGCCTAAAACATTTTGTTTCTCGTAAAGCTATGGATATTGATAAAATTGGAGCTAAACTTATTGAACAACTAGTTAGAGATAATTTAATTAAATATCCAGCAGATATCTATAAGCTTACCTTTGAGCAATTAGTTAATCTTGAGAGAATGGGTGTTAAGTCTTCACAAAATGTTTTAGATTCAATTACCAATAGTAAAAACCCTAGCTTAGCCAGGTTTATTTTTTCTATCGGGATTAAAGACATTGGAGAAGTATCATCAGAATCGCTAGCAAATTATTTTGGTAGTTTAGAAAAGTTTCGTCAAGCTAGTTTTGATGAGCTAATATCTATAAATGATATCGGTGAAATTATGGCTAATAATGTAATTTCTTTCTGGCAAGACCCTTTGAATATAAGAATAATGGAAGATTTACTAAACGTTGGTATAGAAATATCTAATCCAAGAAAGATAGAAAAAGTTACTAACAGTAATTTTGATAATAAAATAATAGTTATCACTGGTACATTTGAAGATTATAGCCGTACAGACTTAACGCAGCTACTGAAATCTATGGGAGCTAAAGTTACTTCAAGTGTTTCTAAAAAAACGGATATGGTCATCTGTGGTGAAAATGCGGGCAGCAAATTTACAAAAGCACAAGAGCTAGGTGTGAATGTGGTTACAGAAGATAAATTAAAAGGGTTGTTAAGTTGA
- a CDS encoding YiiX/YebB-like N1pC/P60 family cysteine hydrolase → MSISQCLRKGDVLFIVDSCEKNISNLSVGYGGNSYYHCSLYIGDSRIIESVKTEGVIIADLARYSNNKILVGRTAQKDDFLNNVIKYAHKLIGCQYNDLFLPDQSGKFYCSELIHELFKYANKGIFFKEHYLNYISLNDLSVSQYWKDFYGQYGLKVPQGEVGSHPNNLSLDEKFKYRFWL, encoded by the coding sequence TTGAGTATTAGTCAGTGCTTGAGAAAAGGAGATGTGTTATTTATAGTAGATAGTTGTGAAAAAAATATTTCTAACTTATCTGTTGGCTACGGAGGTAATAGTTATTACCATTGTAGCTTATATATTGGTGACAGTAGAATTATAGAGTCAGTAAAAACTGAAGGAGTCATAATCGCTGATTTAGCTAGGTACTCTAATAATAAAATATTAGTTGGACGCACAGCCCAAAAAGATGATTTTCTTAATAATGTTATCAAGTATGCACACAAGTTAATTGGTTGTCAGTATAATGATTTATTTTTACCAGACCAATCAGGAAAGTTTTATTGTTCTGAGCTTATCCATGAATTATTTAAATACGCAAATAAAGGTATCTTTTTTAAAGAACATTACCTTAATTATATATCACTAAATGATCTCTCAGTTTCCCAATATTGGAAAGATTTTTATGGTCAATATGGCTTAAAAGTACCCCAAGGGGAAGTCGGTTCTCACCCAAACAACTTATCTTTAGATGAAAAGTTTAAGTATAGATTTTGGCTATAA
- the recC gene encoding exodeoxyribonuclease V subunit gamma, with protein MALYTYPSNKLEYLVKIFSKLLQFNKKEIFKPTYILVGSRGMQHWLSMELAKQNSISMNTKFDMINSFIINTSYKITNNQSHKKAYSKEVLSWRIFKLLDDIGVAKLKNYYKDSSQRKYQLSSQIANVFSKYIKYRPAWLEKWQNLQFISNSPSEDELWQAKLWQLLTSENPKTPIQIQKQGIGKLSSETLPKDIYIFGVSAISPNNLEFLLEVAKYTNIHLLYLNPCSEYWYDLKKAKIASWLNTEEDFTIQPLLASFGQQGKDFFNQLLEQNQQEFTSFEHVCENIKITPSDGGSLLTNIQRNILELNTEKYTNSIDNSVIINSCHSPLREIQVLHDNLLELFEQNSTLQPQDVLVMCPNIEDYAPYIESVFTKSPSDSPNRLPCSIADRSIIDSESLAASFIEILKLPDSNFEVTKIIDYLSVPALQRKFDITLEQLETIKYWLTKACIHRGLNNQTFSWNWGLKRLLLGFCLADEPMIIEDSLQTLPNIQTNDIQELGKLYELIELLQSFSEELKQKRSAHDWQEFLLKILDTLFNIDDSDEYIANVIKQNIAKIVQYTDQANFTGLIDLAIIRNILTTALSEPIVNNHFLRGKITFCSMTPMRSIPFKVIAMLGLNSTTYPRKDTKISFDLTNHFSAQKGDRTKRDDDKYLFLETIISARSVLYLSFQGNSYKNNSEQEPSLIIKEFISYLETHYSWNLKYNLKKYPLHPFSPKCYSKNYQSYDDKWLKLIRAEKQNFNSQRNNDIELPTKFSLQEIVNIFEDPFKAYSQHTLGLTLQENEPGLSDTEPFEIDALQTYKIKEHFLNCHENHKDIDLSVKHLRFSGRLPQSPLTDELLHQNLDLISGFYDKIGHLNLQNLTLEANIQNIKIYSNVKLSSDNTLILYKVSSLKPKDKLQLYLKCMLYNHIYNEKITGEYLYINDKKVESFKINTFEIENVEDELSHYLIQAINFLKQPTLAHTSLLEPAFQENNNKINEVLYKGPRPLTKNLYYKLLNDNRFNTENLNKYYTKAFKDIILNNK; from the coding sequence ATGGCATTATACACCTATCCTTCTAATAAACTTGAATATCTAGTAAAGATATTTTCTAAATTACTGCAGTTTAATAAAAAAGAAATTTTTAAGCCAACTTATATACTAGTTGGTAGCCGTGGCATGCAACACTGGTTAAGCATGGAACTTGCTAAGCAAAACAGCATTTCCATGAACACAAAATTTGATATGATAAATAGTTTTATAATTAACACTAGTTACAAAATAACTAACAATCAATCTCATAAGAAAGCTTATTCTAAAGAAGTTCTTAGCTGGCGTATATTCAAATTACTAGATGACATTGGCGTTGCCAAACTAAAAAACTACTACAAGGATAGTAGCCAAAGAAAATATCAATTAAGCTCACAAATAGCTAATGTTTTTAGCAAATATATAAAGTATCGTCCTGCTTGGTTAGAAAAATGGCAAAATCTTCAATTTATTAGCAACTCACCTTCTGAGGATGAACTATGGCAAGCTAAACTTTGGCAACTTCTTACAAGCGAAAACCCTAAAACACCTATTCAAATACAAAAACAAGGCATAGGAAAACTTAGTTCTGAAACTTTACCTAAAGATATTTACATCTTTGGAGTTAGTGCAATTTCACCTAATAATTTAGAATTTCTACTCGAAGTAGCAAAGTACACAAATATACATCTTCTGTATTTAAACCCTTGTAGTGAATATTGGTACGATTTAAAAAAAGCTAAAATAGCTAGTTGGCTTAATACCGAAGAAGATTTTACAATACAACCCTTATTAGCTAGCTTCGGGCAACAAGGAAAAGATTTTTTTAACCAACTTTTAGAACAAAATCAGCAAGAATTCACTAGTTTTGAGCATGTATGTGAGAATATAAAAATAACACCTTCTGATGGAGGCTCTCTACTAACAAATATCCAACGAAATATACTTGAATTAAATACTGAAAAGTATACGAATAGTATTGATAACTCTGTAATAATAAATTCTTGTCATAGTCCACTTAGAGAAATACAAGTTTTACATGATAACCTTCTAGAGCTCTTTGAACAAAACTCTACCCTGCAACCACAAGATGTTTTAGTAATGTGCCCAAATATTGAGGATTATGCTCCTTATATAGAATCAGTTTTCACTAAATCTCCTAGTGATTCGCCTAACAGGCTTCCTTGTTCAATAGCTGATAGATCGATTATAGATTCAGAAAGTTTAGCAGCTAGTTTTATTGAGATTCTTAAGCTTCCTGATAGTAACTTTGAAGTTACCAAAATTATAGATTATTTATCCGTACCAGCTTTACAACGAAAATTTGACATTACACTTGAGCAACTTGAAACTATTAAATACTGGTTAACTAAGGCCTGTATACATAGAGGATTAAATAATCAAACTTTTAGCTGGAATTGGGGACTTAAACGACTATTGTTAGGTTTTTGCTTAGCTGATGAGCCTATGATTATAGAAGATTCATTGCAAACTTTACCGAATATCCAAACAAATGATATTCAAGAACTTGGAAAACTATATGAACTTATTGAACTTCTACAATCATTTTCTGAAGAACTTAAACAAAAACGCTCAGCTCATGACTGGCAAGAATTTTTATTAAAAATACTGGATACTTTATTTAATATAGACGACTCTGATGAATACATAGCAAACGTTATTAAACAAAATATTGCAAAAATTGTACAATATACTGACCAAGCTAACTTTACAGGGCTAATTGATCTAGCCATTATTCGAAATATTTTAACCACAGCTCTTTCTGAGCCTATTGTAAATAACCATTTCTTACGTGGTAAAATCACCTTCTGTTCAATGACTCCTATGAGAAGTATACCGTTTAAAGTAATTGCTATGCTTGGGCTTAATAGTACAACTTATCCCCGTAAAGATACAAAAATTAGTTTTGATCTAACAAACCATTTTTCAGCTCAAAAAGGTGACAGAACCAAACGTGATGATGATAAATATCTCTTCTTGGAAACAATAATTTCTGCTAGATCAGTGTTGTACCTAAGCTTTCAAGGAAATAGTTACAAAAATAATTCTGAACAAGAACCAAGCCTTATAATCAAAGAGTTTATAAGTTATTTAGAAACCCACTATAGCTGGAATCTTAAATACAACCTTAAAAAATACCCTTTACATCCTTTTAGTCCAAAATGCTATAGCAAAAACTATCAAAGCTACGATGATAAGTGGTTAAAGCTTATAAGAGCAGAGAAACAAAATTTTAATTCCCAAAGAAATAACGATATAGAGTTGCCTACTAAATTTAGTTTACAAGAAATAGTTAACATTTTTGAAGATCCTTTCAAAGCTTATTCACAACATACTCTAGGCTTGACTTTACAAGAAAATGAACCAGGACTTTCAGATACAGAACCTTTCGAAATAGATGCTTTACAAACTTATAAAATAAAAGAACATTTTTTAAATTGTCATGAAAATCACAAAGATATTGATTTAAGCGTCAAACACCTTAGATTTTCTGGTAGGTTGCCTCAATCACCACTTACTGATGAATTATTGCACCAGAACCTAGACTTAATAAGTGGTTTTTACGATAAAATTGGCCACTTAAATCTACAAAACTTAACTTTAGAAGCAAACATACAAAATATAAAAATATACTCTAATGTTAAATTGTCTAGTGATAATACTTTAATCTTATACAAGGTTTCTAGCTTAAAACCAAAAGATAAATTACAACTTTATCTAAAGTGTATGTTGTACAACCACATCTATAATGAAAAAATAACTGGAGAATATTTATATATCAATGATAAAAAAGTAGAGTCCTTTAAAATTAATACTTTTGAAATAGAAAATGTCGAAGACGAATTATCTCATTATTTAATTCAAGCAATAAATTTTCTAAAACAGCCTACTCTTGCTCATACCAGCCTACTTGAACCTGCATTTCAAGAAAATAACAATAAAATCAATGAGGTTTTATATAAAGGTCCTCGTCCTTTAACTAAAAATCTTTATTATAAATTATTAAACGATAATAGATTTAACACAGAAAACTTAAATAAGTACTATACAAAAGCTTTCAAGGACATTATATTAAATAACAAGTAA
- a CDS encoding TatD family hydrolase, whose protein sequence is MIIDSHCHLNYLKLEDVSLEQVIKNAKSVGVEKIISIAVAWHEIDEIQQISENFENVYFSVGVHPSELDTYQPNIKELITKSNHLKCVAIGETGLDYYYNSQDTRAKQIEKFVNHIQAAIEVSKPIIVHTRAAKQDTLDILKSENIEKCGGILHCFTEDYDMAKQAIDMGMYISFSGILTFKNAKDIQETAKKLPLDRILVETDAPYLTPVPFRGKPNYPEYVKYVAEFLAKLRGESLEKVSEQTYKNTREVFKL, encoded by the coding sequence ATGATTATTGATTCACATTGTCATCTTAACTATTTAAAGTTAGAAGATGTAAGCCTTGAGCAAGTTATAAAGAATGCAAAAAGTGTGGGAGTTGAAAAGATTATATCAATTGCAGTAGCATGGCATGAAATAGATGAAATCCAACAAATATCCGAAAACTTTGAAAATGTGTATTTTTCTGTTGGGGTACATCCAAGTGAATTAGACACTTATCAGCCGAATATAAAAGAGCTGATTACTAAATCTAATCACCTTAAATGTGTAGCTATAGGAGAAACTGGCTTAGATTATTACTACAATAGTCAAGATACTAGAGCTAAGCAAATAGAAAAATTTGTAAATCATATCCAGGCGGCTATAGAAGTTTCCAAACCAATAATTGTTCACACAAGAGCAGCGAAACAAGATACTCTAGATATTTTAAAATCAGAAAATATAGAAAAGTGTGGAGGGATTTTACATTGCTTTACGGAAGATTATGATATGGCAAAACAAGCTATAGATATGGGTATGTATATTTCCTTTTCTGGGATTTTGACTTTCAAAAATGCCAAGGATATTCAAGAAACAGCTAAAAAATTACCATTAGATAGAATTTTGGTGGAAACAGATGCTCCTTATTTAACACCAGTACCATTTAGAGGTAAGCCAAATTATCCAGAGTATGTAAAATATGTAGCAGAATTCCTTGCAAAATTAAGAGGTGAGAGTTTGGAGAAAGTATCTGAACAAACATATAAAAATACCCGCGAAGTTTTTAAGTTGTAG
- a CDS encoding cupin domain-containing protein, with protein sequence MRDNLFGVIPNFSKHEKFIDLLNTKNIKIEKIISYGQVTPTDTPYIQQYDEWVLVLKGNAKLKLEDKEYNLEQGEYLFIPKNSKHWVTYTDNPTIWLAIHIKE encoded by the coding sequence ATGAGAGATAATTTATTTGGTGTAATTCCTAACTTTTCTAAACACGAAAAGTTTATCGATTTATTAAACACTAAAAATATTAAAATTGAAAAGATAATTTCATATGGCCAAGTGACTCCTACCGATACACCTTATATTCAACAATATGATGAATGGGTACTAGTATTAAAAGGTAATGCAAAACTTAAATTAGAGGATAAAGAGTATAACTTAGAGCAAGGAGAGTATCTATTTATTCCTAAAAATAGCAAGCATTGGGTAACTTATACAGACAATCCAACCATTTGGCTTGCTATCCACATTAAGGAGTAA